The window CCAGTATCGGTGCTGGCATTAAATCGTAATGCGACGGTGACGATTTGCCATTCACGGACTCAAAATTTAGCTGAAGAGGCGCGGCAGGCAGATGTTTTAATTGTAGCGATCGGTCAGCCGAAGTTTGTTGGTGCTGATTTTGTGAAGCCGGGTGCGGTAGTTATTGATGTTGGTATAAGCAGAACTGCGGAAAATAAATTAGTTGGTGATGTTGATTTTGATTCGGTGAAAGAAGTTGCCGGATGGATTACTCCGGTGCCTCGTGGTGTCGGACCGATGACAATTGCAATGTTAATGCAAAATGCTTTTGAAGCAATGACAAAACAAATTTCGGAAGGAGCGGTATCAGTATGATTGAACGGTATAGCAGAGCGGAGATGCGTGAAATTTGGAGCGACCAAAATCGATTCCAGGCATGGTTAGAGGTTGAAATTTTGGCAGCAGAAGCTTGGAGCAAGCTTGGTGAGATTCCAGAGAGCGATGTTACGGCAATACGTAAAAGTGCAACCTTTGATATTGCACGAATTTTGGAAATCGAAAAAGAGACACGCCATGATGTGGTAGCTTTTACTCGTGCAGTCAGTGAAAGCTTAGGCGAGGAACGTAAGTGGGTTCACTACGGTTTGACTTCTACTGATGTTGTTGATACAGCCTATGGTTATGTTTACAAGCAGGTGAATGAACTGCTTGAGCATGATTTAGAGCACATGCTTGAAGTGTTGAAGAAGCAAGCTTTAACTTACAAGGATACAATTATGATGGGACGTACTCATGGCGTGCATGCTGAGCCAACTACTTTTGGTTTAAAGTTTGCGCTTTGGTATGATGAAATGCGTCGAAATATTGAACGTTTTCAGTTAGCCCGCAAGCAAATTGAAGTTGGTAAGATTAGTGGTGCGGTTGGCACCTTTGCCAATACTCCGCCATTTGTTGAGGAATACGTTTGTGAACATCTTGGTATCGGTCATGCGCTGATTTCAACTCAAACGTTACAACGTGACCGCCATGCATTTTATATGGCAACTTTGGCTTCAATTGCCAGCACGATTGATAAGATGGCG of the Culicoidibacter larvae genome contains:
- the purB gene encoding adenylosuccinate lyase; translated protein: MIERYSRAEMREIWSDQNRFQAWLEVEILAAEAWSKLGEIPESDVTAIRKSATFDIARILEIEKETRHDVVAFTRAVSESLGEERKWVHYGLTSTDVVDTAYGYVYKQVNELLEHDLEHMLEVLKKQALTYKDTIMMGRTHGVHAEPTTFGLKFALWYDEMRRNIERFQLARKQIEVGKISGAVGTFANTPPFVEEYVCEHLGIGHALISTQTLQRDRHAFYMATLASIASTIDKMATEVRHLQRSEVREAEEYFAKGQKGSSAMPHKRNPIGSENMSGCARVIRGYMVTAYEDVALWHERDISHSSVERIIMPDATMLLDYMLNRFSNILENLFVYPENMRRNMDRTLGLIFSQRVLLALIDKGWSREKAYDTVQPLAMQAWEEQVPYRSLIESNHDIVATLSPEEIADCFDPSYHVKHVDEIFARVGLL